In a genomic window of Longimicrobiaceae bacterium:
- a CDS encoding low molecular weight protein arginine phosphatase, producing the protein MDASRDRSPGREMTHDAPESPRTTTFNILFVCTGNTCRSPMAEAIAREAVRGRGWKNVEVASAGLSAHAGDPASPEAVTVARRHGVDVAAHTSRRLTPELVDWADVVLAMGQSHLAALNRMGGRDKSSLLGSFAAGGPGRGPAVRDPFGGGEAVYEETFLELTELVDASLDRLAPILHP; encoded by the coding sequence ATGGATGCCAGCCGCGACCGCAGCCCCGGACGGGAGATGACGCACGACGCGCCGGAATCGCCGCGCACGACGACGTTCAACATCCTCTTCGTCTGCACCGGAAACACCTGCCGCTCGCCCATGGCCGAGGCGATCGCGCGCGAGGCCGTGCGCGGGCGCGGCTGGAAGAACGTGGAGGTCGCGTCCGCCGGCCTCAGCGCGCACGCCGGCGACCCCGCGAGCCCGGAGGCGGTGACGGTCGCCCGCCGGCACGGGGTGGACGTGGCCGCGCACACGTCCCGCCGCCTCACGCCGGAGTTGGTGGACTGGGCCGACGTGGTGCTGGCGATGGGCCAGTCGCACCTGGCCGCGCTGAACCGCATGGGCGGGCGCGACAAGTCGTCGCTGCTGGGCAGCTTCGCGGCGGGCGGCCCCGGCCGCGGCCCCGCCGTGCGCGACCCGTTCGGCGGCGGCGAGGCGGTGTACGAGGAGACCTTCCTGGAGCTGACGGAGCTGGTGGACGCATCCCTCGACCGGCTCGCCCCCATCCTGCACCCGTGA
- the aroE gene encoding shikimate dehydrogenase, with protein MTPTARTRVFALLGDPVAQSLSPAFQNAALAAARLDGVYVALRCAPADVPGLVRSLANAGGGGNVTKPHKQAAAESVDRRTAAVEATGACNTFWLEEGRVCGDNTDVEGAAGAVRALLGREPAGARVLLLGAGGSARAVAHALVSERVERLVVLNRTLRRADELASRLGVSECDVCTAAHVHDLADDDFDLVVNATSLGMDEADALPLPLDGGPRFGAALDLVYSRRSTPWVRILRSHGVPAADGREMLLRQGAAAFRRWWGVEPPLGAMRAALEDA; from the coding sequence GTGACGCCAACCGCCCGCACGCGCGTGTTCGCCCTGCTGGGCGATCCCGTCGCACAGTCGCTCTCCCCCGCCTTCCAGAACGCCGCCCTGGCCGCCGCGCGGCTGGACGGCGTGTACGTGGCCCTGCGGTGCGCCCCGGCCGACGTGCCCGGCCTGGTGCGCTCGCTGGCGAACGCGGGCGGCGGAGGCAACGTCACCAAGCCGCACAAGCAGGCCGCGGCGGAGTCGGTAGACCGGCGCACGGCGGCGGTGGAGGCGACTGGCGCCTGCAACACCTTCTGGCTGGAGGAGGGCCGCGTGTGCGGCGACAACACCGACGTGGAGGGCGCCGCCGGGGCCGTGCGCGCGCTGCTGGGGCGGGAGCCCGCGGGCGCGCGCGTGCTGCTGCTGGGCGCGGGCGGCTCCGCCCGCGCCGTGGCGCATGCGCTGGTGAGCGAGCGCGTGGAGCGGCTCGTGGTACTGAACCGCACCCTCCGCCGGGCCGACGAGCTGGCGAGCCGCCTGGGCGTGAGCGAATGCGACGTGTGCACCGCCGCCCACGTGCACGATCTGGCGGACGACGACTTCGACTTGGTGGTCAACGCCACGTCGCTGGGGATGGACGAGGCCGACGCGCTGCCGCTTCCGCTGGACGGCGGTCCGCGGTTCGGCGCCGCGCTGGACCTGGTGTACTCGCGCCGGAGCACGCCGTGGGTGCGCATTCTCCGCTCGCACGGCGTGCCCGCGGCGGACGGACGGGAGATGCTGCTGCGGCAGGGCGCCGCCGCCTTCCGCCGCTGGTGGGGCGTGGAGCCGCCGCTCGGTGCGATGCGCGCCGCGCTGGAGGACGCGTGA